The DNA window TCGACGCAGCGCTCAGGTCCCTGCAGGCACATCAGTGGGTGGCCAGCGGACCGGTCGAGGAGCAGATCCTCGCCAAGGTCAAAAATTCAACGCATAAGAGGGTGGCCTGCCCTAACCTTTTAGCAGGTCACGAAGGGCCAGAGTAAATTTATCCGGGGCATTTAAGACTTCAAGGGCCTGGTAGTTTCCGATCAGGTCATAGAGTCGTCCGGTTGTCGGGATCTGGAGCGGTTCCAGCGAAGGGGGGGTGATCCGCCGGAGTGGCGGTATTGCAGGATAGTATGGGTTCTTCACAAACTCGCCCCCTTCCATCTCGTAGTAGGCCCCTCCTTTCAGTTCCTCGTAGATTCCGTACTCGCTCTGAAACCTGGTCGAGACGAGGTTTGCCATCACCAGCGTCTCGTGGACCGGGTTGATCGTCACATGCCCGTACTCAGGTGGGATCAGCACCATATCCCCGGCAGCGGCGTCAACGACCACGATATCAGTGAGATCCTTGCGCTGGAGCAGGTAATGGGCCCGCCCCTCCAGCACCTGGTACATCTCGGGATAACTGACTCCAGCAGGGCCGGCCGGGTGGTAATGTCCCTTGGTCTTGGCGTACTCGATACCACAGGTGCCGGCCGGGATCACCGTGATGTCGTACCTGAGGGTATGATCCTGTAACCAGGTGCGGTCTGTGTCTGATTCGGTCACATCCCGGTACATGGTATACAGTGGTCCGCTGATCGAGCAGTTGGGATCTGCCATCACCTCTCGCATCTCCTCACCTGTTCTGACCTGAGGTTCTGGTAAGTGCCCTCCCCGCCACGATATCATCATTTCCTGTTCATAGGCGTTCCTTATTGATATAGGCTTCCGAAATTGAAGGATCCAGAACCAGATGAACGAAATACTATCCAGGTAGGTTTATGCCTTTGGATGAATACAGTCATCGTGTACATGAACGATCACCACGATGTCGACCTGAAGGGTATTGCATGGAATGCTATGGGGAAGTATGGTTTCTCCCCTGAGTTCCCTCATTCTGTCATCAGGGAGGTCAACGCCATGGATGCGAGGCTATCCCAGAAGAGTCTGATGGATGTCAGGGATATGCGGTCCCTCCTCTGGTCGTCCATCGATAATAACGACTCGCTGGATCTCGATCAAATAGAGTACTGCGAACGCAGGCCGGATGACGAGATCCTGGTCTGGATTGCGATAGCGGATGTTGATCGGTATGTCCGGAGACAGTTGCAGACCGATCTTCACGCCGCCCATAATGGGACCTCGGTCTATACCGGGATAGAGACCTTTCCGATGCTCCCGGACCGGCTCTCAAAGGGGATATCATCCCTTCTGCCCGGCCAGGACCGGATGGCGATCGTGATCGAATATACGGTTCTCCCGGACGGAAGCACCCGTCATGGCGAACCGTACCGGGCTCTGGTGACCAACAGGGCGAAACTCATCTACGAAGAGGTCGGCGACTGGCTGGAGGGGACTCGCGGTGTTCCCCAAACGGTCAGAGATATCCCCGGTCTGGATGATCAGATCCGCCTGCAGCACGAGGTAACCGTGCGGCTGCAGGGATACCGGAGAGAGCAGGGGGCACTGGTGCTGAACACCGTCGAGGCCCAGCCGGTTGTGAAGGGGGGCGTGGTCAGGGATCTGGTGATACAGAGACAGAACCAGGCGCGGTGCCTGATCGAGGAGTTCATGGTCGCAGCCAACGGAACCTTGGTGGATTATCTGGGGAGAGCCGGCGTACCCATGATCCAGCGGGTCGTCCGGGTACCAAAAAACTGGGATGGGATTGTGGTGACGGCTGCGCGGTACCATCAGTCCCTGCCCCGAAATCCGGATGCAAAGGCTCTCTCAAAGTTCCTGATCCGGCAGAAAAAAGCAGACCCTGAACGTTTCCCCGACCTCTCGCTGACAATCGTGAAACTTCTCGGGGCTGGAGAGTACATGATGCTCGCACCGGGTAGTGAACCATTTGGTCACTTCTCGCTGGCCGTCACCGACTATACCCATGCTACAGCCCCAAACCGGCGGTATGTCGACATCATCAATCAGCGGCTCCTCAAGTCGGTCCTCGATAGAGAACCATGCCCATACACGGTGGACGAACTGGTCTCCCTCTCCACCTGGTTGACCGGTCGCGAGAAGGCATCCAAGAAGGTCGAACGGTTCATGCGAAAGGCTGTGGCCGCTGTGCTCCTGCATGACAGAATAGGTGAACACTTTGCGGCGCTGGTCACCGGTGCCTCTGAGAAAGGTACCTACGTCAGGCTCATCTCACCTCCGGCCGAGGGGAGGGTACTATCCGGTGAAGGCAATCTCCTGGTCGGTCAGAAGATCACGGTCCGGCTGGTGAGGGCCGATCCCTACAGCGGTTTCATCGACTTTGCATGCATCGGCAGAGAAGCGAGTCGAACTGGACCGCGGGCATTCTCCGGTCACACAGTTGTCCCGCGCCGGCACACCCCCTGACGTTTGTTAAGCACTGTCTGGCCAGTTCCACATCCTGTTCAGCCATGCCGGGTGTTAACCTGCTGTCTCTGAAATATTCAGGAGATCAATTAAAGGTGGTGAGGGGAATGACTTATCGAATCCATTTCACCAGAGGGGCCTTCTTTTCCGGGGTCTCTGGTACATCCGCCGGGTACCCGAAGATGATGGTACCCACTGGTCCATAACCCTCTGAAATCTCGAACTCTGCCATGATCTCCTGGTTGTCAAAGGCAACATCTGTCGACCCAATCCAGCAGCTACCAATACCAAGGGCATGGGCGGCGATCATCATATTCTCAGCACAGAGTGCACAGTCGATCTCTTTGAACCTGTTGCTGATCGAACCGCAGATCATGATGACGGTCGGCGCATGGTAATAGATTGAATATCCTTCACTCTTTATCATGGAAAGGAAGGCCTCTGACATCCCGCCTTTTGCATGCTCCATCCCTTTGATCATAATAGGTATACAATACTCAGAGATACGGTTCAGAACATCCTGGTTCTGTACAACAACAAACCCCCATGGCTGAAGTCCGAGTGCAGATGGTGCATATCTGCCGACTGTGATAATTTTGTCCAGTATTTCATCAGGGATCTGTTTGTCCTGAAATTTTCTGACACTTCGGCGTGTCATCAGTGCATCCAATGTATCCATAGCCCTCTCTCCCCTTCCTGGGATGATAAAGGTTTACCTGAACAGCCACGCAGTTCGTGAAAAAGTAAAAAAAGGGTTAGTTCTGTTTCTTCCTGGTGTAGAGGAAGTAGCCGACACCGATTATGATGGCCGCGATCACGGCAAGGATAATCGGGTTGCCGAGGATTGCACTGGTCCCTGTCTTGGCCACGACGTTCACCGGGACCTTCATGGTATCCGAGATCTGGGAGTTGTCGAGTGCATCGCGGTACCGTATCTCAGAGTCGAGGCCGTACTGCTTGATGGTCGCGTCTGATGTGGTCGATACCTCGAAGTGTGCCATCACCGAGTCGCCGGGCTTTATATCCCCAAGGTAGGCCGTGTCATCGTTGGAGGTGAACGGGTCCACCGCTGAGAGTCGGGCCTGGGCGCTGTAGACGGTGGTCGCACCGACGTTGGTGTACTGGACATCGAGCACCTTCTTCTGGCCGGGGTTGATCGATGGTGCCTCAGAGCTGACCTTGAAGTCTATCTTGCCGCCGATCGGGACGCCGATCGTCTGGAGCCGGGAGGTCCTGTTAATCCCGTCATGGTCCTCATAGGCGACGATGACGTCGACCGGGTAGGTCTGGGCGGCTGCCTCGGTGGAGACCGCGACCCGGTACCTGCAGTTCACGACGGCGCCCTTTGCAAAGTCACCGATGTAGACCGAGGAGTCGGTCGGGGTGATCGGGCTGGCACCGTTTCTGACGATCTTCACGATGGCATTCTTACCATTCTCGTTCCCGGTGTTCTGCAGGGTCAGGTTCAGATATCCCTCAGTGCCGACGTTCAACTGCTCTGCCGAGATCTTCTGGACGTCGACGATCACTTCGGACCTGATCGTGACGGTCAGGGGGATGATCAGGCTCTTGGTCACATAGTTATAGTTCAGCGAATCGGTCCCGACCTGTTCTGCAGACTCGAGATAGGTGTAATTCACTGAGACCGGCAGGGTGTAGGTGCCTGATGGAGCATCGGCTTCGACCTTAACATTGAACTTGGACTGCCCGGAAGCACCTCCGAGGATATCCCCGATCATCTGCGGATCCGACTGGATCGTGACCGGTGCGCTACCGGAACCAAGCCCGACTGTCACCGTCTTGGCGGTGTTCGGTAGATCGGTCCGGTCGACCAGTCCGGTCTGGGAGAACTTGGAGTCGATCAGACCACTGTTCTGGACCGTCACCTGCAATGGCACGGTCTGGCCGGAGATCAGTTCGTTGGTGCCGGTGACCGCCGCTGAGAGCGACGGGCCGCCGGAGAGATACTTGGTACCGGCCATGGCTGGAGAGACCAGCACGCAGGCGATGAGTACGATTAGGAGTGGAATAATGAAAAACTTACGAAACTTCAACTGTCATCACCGTGTTGTTATTATTATAACAACATTTATAGCCGGGCAATATTTATAGATATGGTAATGAATGAGTCAGGAGATAGCGTGCAAAGCCCGGCTGAAGCACTCAAATCACTCGGTCTCACCAAATATGAGGCTCTGGTTTACATTGGACTGCTGCGGGTGAATGAAGCGACAGCGACCGAGGTGCATGAGATTTCTGGGGTTCCCCGCGCATCGGTGTACCCGGTACTTGATCGTCTTGTTCAACGTGACATCGTCAGTGTCTCGCATACCTCGCCTCGTCGTTTCTGTGCGTTCCCTCCAGAGGATGGGGTCAAACGGTTGATGCATCGGATTGAGGACCAGGCAGAGTATGTAACAGGAGCACTGCAGGAGATCTATACCGAGCGGAGTGAAGTCGACCGGGGCGCCCAGGATCTGATCTGGACGATCTATGGAACTGAAAATATCATGAGCCGGCTGGCCGAGGCCCTGACCCATGCTGAGGAAGAGGTCTGGATACTCTCCTGCTGGAAAATGATCGAAAAATCAATCCTCCCAATGTTGATGGAAGGGATCGAACGGAATGTCAGGATCGAGATCGCGACCGATCGGTGGGAGGGAGATGTGCCTCCTGGACTGGTGGTACGTATTAAAAAACCGCCGAAGGGGCATGATCGGTTCGGCAGGGATGCAGGTGGCGGGCTCTTTCTGATCGATCAGCATAAGGTGATGGCGATTGTCAATGCCATGGGGGAGAAACCGACCGCCCTGTACTCCGAGTCAGATGGTTTCCTCAAACTCTTCATGCAGTTTTGGAATATCATCGAGCGGGTAGAGGACAAAAAAGACAAATATCAGTAACTGCTGGTGCTAATCTCCTCCATTTCGCTGACATCAAGCAGCCCTTTCATAGCCCGGGTGATCACAGGGTATCCGGCCTCTTTAACCGCAGCGATCGGATTCGTGCCGCCGACTGCGACCATCCCGATGTACTGCGGTGAGATCTGTACCCCGAGCAATGGAGAGTTGGGCATCCCCACCTCAAGCACCCCGGTGAATCTGCTATCTGCGAGGTCGTCGAGCAGTTCGGCTACCAGTGGTTCAGCTTCCATATGACATTCCCTGATGTTTGCAAGGATTGTTCCGTTTCCTGTGCTGATCACTCTGGATATCGAGGTGATGTCCTGCGAGGCCAGCACCTGGAGTGGGTCGATGGTGGTGTCCTCATACCTGATGATCTGGGTGAATCGCCGTGGAATCCTGTCGACGATCTCGATAACCCCACCGCCGATAGGGTTCAGCGGCACCCCTCTCTTGAGCAGCAGTCCGTCGAGTGTGATCGAGCAGACTGTGCAGATCCCGGTCGAACCGGGTGGGATCTTATATCCATCGAGGCTCTCTCCTTCGGGGATGAACTTTACCAGATCGCTGACACAGACTCCTGACCTGCAGGCGCCTCTGATGATCTCAACAGCAGGAGCAACATCGCAGGTCCGGAACACGGAGAGGTTGTATACAACCTGCCCGGTTCCTTCTGTCGGATTGTAGGTGACCTGTATGGCAAAATCCTCGATACTGTGGTTGATGAACTTTAGGAGCCTGGGCATCAAGGATAATCGTCCATAAAAATAGAAAAATTGTTCTATCCTGCAGTGGCACATGTTTACTTACGATGGATAACCAGACACGGGTCAGGGCCCGGAATGAGATCAGACAGATCCTTGAGGCGGCCTCGTATGACGTTGAGGTGATGGAGGAGCCACTCGATCTCTCCGCGATCCGGGATGGGGAGTGCATTCTGGTTCTCTGTTCCGATGATCCTGTTGAGATAACTCAGTTCGATCAGACGGCCTTCAAGGTACAGGCAGGCGAAGAGATTATAATCTGTAAGAAATTGCTCTTCTCGCTAAACGAACAGGTTGAGTTGACGGATTGTCTCTGGTGGGGGGCTGCAGCGTTCATCGATTTTGCTGGCAAGGCTGCCTTTGCACGGGTGCTCAACCGTGTGATGAAACTCGATCCGGAGCATATCACCGATGTGGTTCAGCGCAAGGACCGATGTGAAGGGGGAATTCTTCATCTCCCTGTGCAGATCACAGAACAGAACGCACGGATTCTGGCAGGGACTGAAGGGGTCGCGACACTCAGGTTCATTCCGCACTGGCTGATCCATTACCGCTGCGAGGGCGGACTGACCTATAGAGATGCACGGATCTCATTTGATGCAGATGGCTGGGCCGGCATCAATGCGATCAATGGTACCTGGGTTGAAATCGAGGATAACTGTGTGGATGATGGCGCACTCCCACAGGAGAGCGAAGTGCTCCAGGCCCAGATCTCTAAAGAGCAGGCCGAGGAGCAGATGGTCGATCTGCTGGTCAAACAACTGACGAAGAAGGTGCGGATCAAACAGGAGAAACGTGATGCGATCTTCTATGAGGATAAGGCGTTTCGTCCGGATCGATCTGCAATCAAACTTGATATCCGACGGATCTTTGTTCCGATCTGGCAGATCCGGGGAAAGCGAATTGTTGAGATCAATGCATTCAGCGGTGAGCCCCTCTCGACACCGATGGATGACGGTGTCGAGATCCTGTGAGGATGAAGGCCATGATCACAGTTGTCGGCGGTGGACCTGCCGGGCGGATCGCAGCGATGCACCTCGCCTCTGCAGGGGAGGAGGTCCGGCTGATCGAGCGAGACCAACTTGGCGGGCAGTGTCTCCACTCCGGGTGCATGCTGGTCTGTGCCCTGAACGATGTGGCTCGAATTATCCGATCTGCGAAGGGTCTTGAGGAGATGGGGGTGATCATGAACGCCCCACGGGTGCAGATTCCCGGGATCTTTGAAGGGGTAGTACAGGTCCAGCGGACGATCGAGCAGGTACTGGATAATGAGACTGCAACTGCAGGGGTCACAGTGTTGAAGGGGGAGGTGACGGCGATCGATGGTCTGCAGGTCACCCTTGAGGGCACGGTGCTCGACTCCGATGCGGTGATCATCGCGACTGGTTCGCGCCCCCTAATCCCGGATATCGAAGGGATCACGACCCCTGGTGTCTACACGCCGCAGACGCTGGTGCAGATGGAGACGGTGCCAGAAAAACTGGTGATCCTCGGCGGAGGAATATCTTCAGTGGAGATGGCGTATATCTTCGCTGCATTTGGGTCAGAGGTGCATCTCTGCGCACGTTCTACCCTGCTCAAGACGCTTCATCCACATCTGGTAGCAGAGGCGCGAAAGGAACTTGCCGGTGTTCATATCCATGAGCAGACTGCGGTCATCTCGGTGAACGGAGGTGACCGGGTCAGGTCAGTGACGGTGAAGGCCGGCTCGGATGAATACGACATCGCGGCCGATGCGGTGCTGATCACGGCGGGACTGGTACCGAACACCGGGATGGTGACCGGTGTGTTGAAGCGGGCTGATGGTGCGATCATCGTCGACGATCATATGCGAACCAGCAATCCGTCTGTCTATGCCTGTGGGGATGTGAACGGGAGGTT is part of the Methanosphaerula palustris E1-9c genome and encodes:
- a CDS encoding glucose-6-phosphate isomerase family protein, producing the protein MADPNCSISGPLYTMYRDVTESDTDRTWLQDHTLRYDITVIPAGTCGIEYAKTKGHYHPAGPAGVSYPEMYQVLEGRAHYLLQRKDLTDIVVVDAAAGDMVLIPPEYGHVTINPVHETLVMANLVSTRFQSEYGIYEELKGGAYYEMEGGEFVKNPYYPAIPPLRRITPPSLEPLQIPTTGRLYDLIGNYQALEVLNAPDKFTLALRDLLKG
- a CDS encoding RNB domain-containing ribonuclease, with product MNTVIVYMNDHHDVDLKGIAWNAMGKYGFSPEFPHSVIREVNAMDARLSQKSLMDVRDMRSLLWSSIDNNDSLDLDQIEYCERRPDDEILVWIAIADVDRYVRRQLQTDLHAAHNGTSVYTGIETFPMLPDRLSKGISSLLPGQDRMAIVIEYTVLPDGSTRHGEPYRALVTNRAKLIYEEVGDWLEGTRGVPQTVRDIPGLDDQIRLQHEVTVRLQGYRREQGALVLNTVEAQPVVKGGVVRDLVIQRQNQARCLIEEFMVAANGTLVDYLGRAGVPMIQRVVRVPKNWDGIVVTAARYHQSLPRNPDAKALSKFLIRQKKADPERFPDLSLTIVKLLGAGEYMMLAPGSEPFGHFSLAVTDYTHATAPNRRYVDIINQRLLKSVLDREPCPYTVDELVSLSTWLTGREKASKKVERFMRKAVAAVLLHDRIGEHFAALVTGASEKGTYVRLISPPAEGRVLSGEGNLLVGQKITVRLVRADPYSGFIDFACIGREASRTGPRAFSGHTVVPRRHTP
- a CDS encoding nitroreductase family protein, with product MDTLDALMTRRSVRKFQDKQIPDEILDKIITVGRYAPSALGLQPWGFVVVQNQDVLNRISEYCIPIMIKGMEHAKGGMSEAFLSMIKSEGYSIYYHAPTVIMICGSISNRFKEIDCALCAENMMIAAHALGIGSCWIGSTDVAFDNQEIMAEFEISEGYGPVGTIIFGYPADVPETPEKKAPLVKWIR
- a CDS encoding COG1361 S-layer family protein, which codes for MKFRKFFIIPLLIVLIACVLVSPAMAGTKYLSGGPSLSAAVTGTNELISGQTVPLQVTVQNSGLIDSKFSQTGLVDRTDLPNTAKTVTVGLGSGSAPVTIQSDPQMIGDILGGASGQSKFNVKVEADAPSGTYTLPVSVNYTYLESAEQVGTDSLNYNYVTKSLIIPLTVTIRSEVIVDVQKISAEQLNVGTEGYLNLTLQNTGNENGKNAIVKIVRNGASPITPTDSSVYIGDFAKGAVVNCRYRVAVSTEAAAQTYPVDVIVAYEDHDGINRTSRLQTIGVPIGGKIDFKVSSEAPSINPGQKKVLDVQYTNVGATTVYSAQARLSAVDPFTSNDDTAYLGDIKPGDSVMAHFEVSTTSDATIKQYGLDSEIRYRDALDNSQISDTMKVPVNVVAKTGTSAILGNPIILAVIAAIIIGVGYFLYTRKKQN
- a CDS encoding TrmB family transcriptional regulator, with translation MNESGDSVQSPAEALKSLGLTKYEALVYIGLLRVNEATATEVHEISGVPRASVYPVLDRLVQRDIVSVSHTSPRRFCAFPPEDGVKRLMHRIEDQAEYVTGALQEIYTERSEVDRGAQDLIWTIYGTENIMSRLAEALTHAEEEVWILSCWKMIEKSILPMLMEGIERNVRIEIATDRWEGDVPPGLVVRIKKPPKGHDRFGRDAGGGLFLIDQHKVMAIVNAMGEKPTALYSESDGFLKLFMQFWNIIERVEDKKDKYQ
- a CDS encoding DUF128 domain-containing protein produces the protein MPRLLKFINHSIEDFAIQVTYNPTEGTGQVVYNLSVFRTCDVAPAVEIIRGACRSGVCVSDLVKFIPEGESLDGYKIPPGSTGICTVCSITLDGLLLKRGVPLNPIGGGVIEIVDRIPRRFTQIIRYEDTTIDPLQVLASQDITSISRVISTGNGTILANIRECHMEAEPLVAELLDDLADSRFTGVLEVGMPNSPLLGVQISPQYIGMVAVGGTNPIAAVKEAGYPVITRAMKGLLDVSEMEEISTSSY
- a CDS encoding FAD-dependent oxidoreductase; this encodes MKAMITVVGGGPAGRIAAMHLASAGEEVRLIERDQLGGQCLHSGCMLVCALNDVARIIRSAKGLEEMGVIMNAPRVQIPGIFEGVVQVQRTIEQVLDNETATAGVTVLKGEVTAIDGLQVTLEGTVLDSDAVIIATGSRPLIPDIEGITTPGVYTPQTLVQMETVPEKLVILGGGISSVEMAYIFAAFGSEVHLCARSTLLKTLHPHLVAEARKELAGVHIHEQTAVISVNGGDRVRSVTVKAGSDEYDIAADAVLITAGLVPNTGMVTGVLKRADGAIIVDDHMRTSNPSVYACGDVNGRLNLTPVARREGIVAAENILGKDTTMDYRTIPHSLALGYELAWVGEPEEGQQRFRIPGPAGPGSFWSVPRQGATGFAEVQVRPDDGAITGIWTAAPSGAAIAAYSAQLIRDGQKVADFEQFIEVHPVADGVYGLLKYAAVQRSRR